One Alnus glutinosa chromosome 3, dhAlnGlut1.1, whole genome shotgun sequence genomic region harbors:
- the LOC133864150 gene encoding aspartic proteinase PCS1 has product MAFLQPFLLLELALFFIINPPQYSLSATQKALILPLKTQTLPHGGSLPKPSNKLSFRHNVTLTVSLTVGSPPQSVTMVLDTGSELSWLHCKKNPNFNSIFNPLLSSSYSTIPCSSPVCKTRTQTLPVPASCDSNKLCHAIISYADASSIEGNLAFETFHLGNSARNGTIFGCMDSGFSSNSEEDSKTTGLMGLNRGSLSFINQMGFPQFSYCISGRDSSGVLLFGEASFSWLQPLNYTPLVQISQPLPYFDRVAYTVQLEGIKVSGKILALPKSVFVPDHTGAGQTMVDSGTQFTFLLGPVYTALKNEFLQQTKGILSPLGDPNFVFQGAMDLCYRVPLTRPSLPQLPTVSLMFWGAEMVVSGERLMYRVPGMVRGGDSVYCFTFGNSDFLGIEAFVIGHHHQQNLWMEFDLVKSRVGLAEVRCDLASQRLGLGP; this is encoded by the coding sequence ATGGCCTTTCTTCaacctttccttcttcttgagCTCGCCCTTTTCTTCATAATAAACCCACCCCAATACTCTCTCTCTGCAACACAGAAGGCACTGATATTACCCCTCAAAACACAGACACTCCCACATGGTGGGTCACTACCAAAACCTTCAAACAAGCTCTCTTTCCGCCATAATGTCACCTTAACAGTCTCACTCACCGTAGGCTCGCCTCCACAGAGCGTTACCATGGTCCTCGACACAGGGAGTGAGCTCTCTTGGCTCCACTGCAAGAAAAATCCAAACTTCAACTCCATATTCAACCcacttctctcttcttcctacTCTACAATCCCATGCTCCTCACCCGTATGCAAAACCCGGACCCAGACCCTACCCGTACCCGCTTCCTGTGACTCGAATAAGCTCTGCCACGCGATTATCTCCTACGCTGACGCCTCCTCCATTGAAGGCAACCTCGCGTTCGAAACTTTCCATCTCGGAAACTCGGCCCGAAACGGTACGATATTTGGGTGCATGGATTCCGGGTTCAGTTCCAATTCTGAGGAGGACTCCAAGACCACCGGGTTGATGGGTCTGAACCGGGGGTCGTTGTCGTTCATCAACCAAATGGGTTTCCCGCAATTCTCCTACTGTATATCGGGTCGTGACTCGTCCGGTGTTTTGCTTTTCGGCGAAGCGAGTTTCTCTTGGCTCCAACCCTTGAATTACACCCCTTTGGTTCAAATATCGCAACCGTTACCCTATTTCGATCGGGTGGCCTATACAGTTCAACTAGAAGGGATTAAAGTTTCGGGTAAAATTTTGGCGCTCCCGAAATCTGTTTTTGTACCGGATCATACAGGGGCGGGACAAACCATGGTCGACTCGGGTACTCAGTTCACGTTCCTACTCGGCCCGGTTTACACCGCTTTGAAGAACGAGTTCTTGCAACAAACGAAGGGAATATTGAGTCCCTTGGGTGATCCTAACTTTGTTTTTCAAGGAGCTATGGATTTGTGCTACCGAGTCCCTTTGACTCGGCCAAGTTTGCCCCAGTTGCCTACAGTGAGCTTGATGTTTTGGGGGGCCGAAATGGTCGTATCGGGAGAGAGGTTAATGTATCGGGTACCGGGCATGGTGAGGGGTGGTGATTCGGTGTATTGTTTCACATTTGGGAACTCTGACTTCTTGGGGATAGAGGCTTTCGTGATTGGTCATCATCATCAGCAGAACTTGTGGATGGAGTTCGATTTGGTTAAGTCTAGGGTTGGACTAGCTGAGGTTAGGTGTGATCTTGCAAGTCAAAGGCTTGGCTTGGGACCCTAG